A section of the Oryzias latipes chromosome 8, ASM223467v1 genome encodes:
- the arhgap23 gene encoding rho GTPase-activating protein 23 isoform X6 — protein MDQAKGWRDGLSSAGDNPRPPMATRPGREGLGTGWKGPRTLVLHKNSQGFGFTLRHFIVYPPESALHTTFKDEENGNGKGYPKGHLEPMDTIFVKNVREKGPAHQAGLCTGDRLVKVNGESILGKTYSQVITLIQNSESVLELSIMPKDEDVLQLAYSQDAYLTGNEPYAGGAEHLPPPPPVSYPRTKTTSLAGAPLSAPMGQNQLDNWSRWPGSSGPSSPLDNLSAVGSPASWQEGRAGEPGGVGHCSPAHRTEEIQYGMTSQQPQGQIRGRSYSSSSSSGPLSSPLQVHHPNHHGAMSAQQQGSSSAWTSPPLSQTSQSHNDRCQQALSDWYYNQLPERPGRSVQTRQRSYSQDRLSESRRQQQRAGGWPHSASQDTLFLLQQSGPGVSTEPYWSYGDWEVGPGRGHLPSNYTRTRSENLLAQYNHHGRSLEMLDRTSAGLISARSDIPPWSQPPHRTDAYVRQGVHFSGSPSAPRRSQSKHLPPAHGQAQMKAPQVASQTRRLQSGQSMDEQVGYRSYSPSFYRKTGRILQQAHSFRDPSYSGPHLNWNPAPKTSPPEGSSAAISASTASPLAFASHVPQDKAYRPTNHERERGAAEGQGETQTQEVVLRQKPPNGRRPTRHPHYALPVEGLEPSLFSPDPKDSTHGSFGDPAPRKPNGNLAPLTVEEDSLASIPFIDEPTSPGADLRARHVPASSVVSSGISSAPAVGTSPASPTFTFPLTRLFSHDYSSTKSSRRSSYVLAITSERSKSCDEGLNKFKDEGRGLRLPKRVKSFFADGSPDSIRTAEEIRSKRHSTSELGNITYSDVWRQGWLHFKQIVTEKGKKVGSGMRPWKRVFLVLRSHSLFLYKDKREAVLRGAILGSTAEDEQPINIRGCLVDIAYCETRRKHALRLTTQDFCEYLLQAEDRDDMLEWISVIRESSKMDNEELGISRQALINKKLNDYRKQSPASSKPDSSPRMSRMKPPFMLNKTENASGAPRSPKPEGKDESNPPKSPWGISIMKKTKKAGPKAFGVRLEECQHGANNKFIPMIVEICCGLVEDMGLENTGIYRVPGNNAMVVLLQEQLNKGVDINPAEEKWQDLNVVSSLLKSFFRKLPEPLFTNDKYNDFIDANRIENATDRLRTMKKLIRDLPDHYFHTLKFLVEHLKTVADHSDKNKMEPRNLALVFGPTLVRTSEDNMKDMVTHMPDRYKIVETLIQHCTWFFTEELDKDEKTPVDTEDVQPAPNIDHLLSNIGRTAPLGEASDSTNSDSTKSKGSWGSKKDLTAKDFLALSIMSAVTGRKRRRGRKNRRVGSSTDDDSEHEPIKAGHLGPEEEEEEEEEAVSPEAGSAPRAEGEEDDNEEEEDEEEEEDEEVAGSRGKEEVVEEAAEVVPSSKEEEEARAKRAVVLLRDEEVQVKANGPQWRAPDDARSIVSGYSTLSTLGRSLGSEGRGEDADDEHSELVSETDNESGFASRSLTQERPEKHPAAPATAAPPPRSFLYSQPKSLSPNPLTPATALSPTPDSAERGEGRARSNTASSSSFSSSSTAHKLHSRPSFNSHKLIQCDTLARKKAKARSVDLLEAPSEGTGSEPDSTPGSRRDTSRSKPSSGSSQESLRQARPRAAVLPSEAASFTPIGAGGRTLAEQVCARLLGSADDLRSVERRKPLSPETRRKRRVWRRHTVVASPTETSNKRPPLTANEFPFPPKNQGKTQGLPPSVEGLARQTPPSRFHQYL, from the exons GCGTACTCCCAGGATGCCTACCTGACCGGTAACGAACCCTACGCTGGGGGAGCGGAGCACCTTCCACCGCCGCCTCCCGTTTCTTACCCTCGCACCAAGACCACGTCCCTTGCTGGAGCCCCTCTGTCTGCCCCTATGGGGCAGAACCAGCTAGATAACTGGAGTCGCTGGCCAGGCTCTTCTGGTCCCTCATCCCCCTTGGATAACCTTTCTGCTGTGGGCAGCCCCGCTAGCTGGCAGGAGGGGCGGGCGGGTGAGCCAGGCGGCGTAGGTCACTGCAGTCCTGCTCACCGCACAGAGGAGATCCAGTACGGTATGACCAGCCAGCAGCCACAGGGTCAAATTAGAGGACGCTCctactcctcttcctcctcttcaggtCCTCTGTCGAGCCCACTACAAGTCCATCACCCAAACCACCACGGTGCAATGTCTGCACAGCAGCAGGGGTCCAGCTCTGCCTGGACCAGTCCACCCCTCTCCCAAACCAGCCAGAGCCACAATGATCGCTGCCAGCAGGCCCTTTCTGACTGGTACTACAACCAGCTGCCTGAGCGCCCCGGACGCAGCGTTCAGACCCGCCAGCGCAGCTACTCCCAGGACCGCCTGAGTGAATCCCGGAGGCAGCAGCAGCGGGCCGGCGGCTGGCCTCACAGCGCCTCACAGGACACTTTGTTCTTACTGCAGCAGTCAGGACCAGGAGTATCGACAGAACCGTATTGGTCCTATGGAGACTGGGAGGTGGGCCCGGGTAGGGGCCATCTGCCTTCTAACTACACTCGAACTCGCTCGGAGAATTTGCTCGCTCAGTACAACCACCACGGCCGCTCCCTGGAGATGTTGGACCGAACATCAGCAGGACTGATCTCGGCACGCTCCGATATTCCTCCGTGGTCGCAACCGCCCCACAGGACTGATGCCTATGTGAGACAGGGTGTCCATTTTAGTGGATCCCCTTCAGCTCCCCGACGCTCGCAGTCCAAACACCTCCCCCCAGCCCACGGTCAAGCCCAGATGAAGGCCCCGCAGGTCGCTTCTCAGACCAGGAGGCTTCAATCTGGCCAGAGCATGGATGAGCAGGTGGGCTACCGCAGCTACAGCCCCTCCTTTTACCGCAAGACCGGCCGCATCCTGCAGCAAGCTCACTCTTTCAGGGACCCCTCTTATTCCGGCCCCCACTTGAACTGGAACCCAGCACCAAAAACTAGCCCCCCCGAGGGATCATCTGCCGCCATCAGTGCCTCCACAGCATCACCCCTTGCCTTTGCCTCTCATGTACCCCAGGACAAGGCGTACCGGCCGACCAACCACGAGAGGGAACGAGGGGCAGCAGAGGGGCAAGGTGAGACTCAAACGCAGGAGGTGGTGCTGAGGCAGAAACCCCCAAACGGGCGACGACCCACGCGGCATCCCCACTACGCTCTACCTGTGGAAGGTCTGGAACCCTCCTTGTTTTCTCCTGACCCCAAAGACTCAACCCACGGTTCCTTTGGAGACCCGGCACCACGGAAGCCTAATGGCAACCTCGCACCCCTCACCGTGGAGGAAGACTCTCTGGCCTCCATTCCCTTCATAG ACGAGCCGACAAGCCCCGGCGCCGATTTGCGCGCCCGACACGTTCCGGCGTCCTCCGTGGTATCCAGCGGCATCAGTTCAGCGCCCGCCGTGGGCACCAGCCCCGCCTCCCCCACCTTCACGTTCCCCCTCACTAGGCTCTTCTCACACGACTACA GCAGTACTAAATCCAGTCGCCGTTCCTCCTATGTTCTAGCCATCACCAGCGAGCGCTCCAAGTCATGTGACGAAGGTCTCAACAAGTTCAAGGATGAAGGACGAGGCCT ACGACTACCAAAAAGAGTGAAGAGTTTCTTTGCAGACGGG TCTCCAGACAGCATCAGGACAGCAGAGGAGATTCGCTCCAAGCGTCACTCCACCTCGGAGCTGGGAAACATCACCTACAGCGATGTGTGGCGGCAAGGATGGCTGCACTTCAAGCAGATCGTCACAGAGAAGGGGAAG AAGGTGGGCAGCGGCATGCGACCGTGGAAGAGGGTCTTTTTGGTGCTCCGCTCCCATTCGCTGTTCCTCTACAAGGACAAGCGGGAGGCCGTGCTCCGTGGAGCTATCCTGGGCAGCACGGCTGAAGACGAGCAGCCCATCAACATCAGGGGCTGCCTGGTGGACATCGCGTACTGCGAGACCAGGCGGAAGCACGCCCTGCGACTCACCACCCAGGACTTCTGCGAGTACCTGCTGCAGGCGGAGGACCGGGACGACATGCTGGAGTGGATCAGCGTCATCAGGGAGAGCAGTAAGATGGACAACGAG GAGCTCGGCATTTCCAGACAGGCCCTCATTAATAAGAAGCTCAACGACTACAGAAAACAAAG TCCAGCATCGAGCAAGCCAGATTCCTCTCCCCGGATGTCCCGCATGAAGCCTCCCTTTATGCTGAACAAGACGGAGAATGCATCTGGGGCACCGCGCTCCCCAAAGCCAGAGGGCAAAG ATGAGAGCAACCCTCCTAAATCCCCCTGGGGCATCAGCATCATGAAGAAGACGAAGAAGGCGGGGCCTAAAGCTTTCGGCGTGAGGCTGGAGGAGTGTCAGCATGGTGCAAACAACAAG TTCATCCCCATGATTGTTGAGATATGCTGTGGTCTGGTGGAGGATATGGGCCTGGAAAACACCGGAATCTACCGAGTGCCGGGGAACAACGCCATGGTGGtgctgctgcaggagcagctCAACAAAGGGGTGGACATCAACCCTGCAGAGGAG AAGTGGCAGGACCTCAACGTTGTCAGCAGCTTGCTCAAATCTTTCTTCAGGAAACTTCCAGAGCCGCTGTTTACCAACG ACAAGTACAATGATTTCATTGATGCCAATCGGATAGAAAACGCCACGGACAGACTGAGGACCATGAAGAAACTG ATCCGAGACCTTCCAGATCACTACTTTCACACTCTGAAATTTCTGGTTGAACACCTAAAAACTGTAGCCGACCACTCAGACAAAAACAAG ATGGAGCCGCGTAACTTGGCTTTGGTGTTTGGACCGACGCTGGTCAGGACCTCTGAGGACAACATGAAGGACATGGTCACACACATGCCCGACCGCTACAAGATAGTGGAGACGCTCATTCAACAT TGCACGTGGTTTTTCACTGAGGAGCTGGACAAGGACGAGAAA ACACCAGTGGACACGGAGGACGTGCAGCCAGCCCCCAACATCGACCACCTGCTGTCCAACATAGGCAGGACCGCTCCGCTCGGGGAGGCTTCAG ACTCAACCAACAGTGATTCAACTAAATCGAAG GGATCTTGGGGATCAAAGAAAGACCTGACGGCCAAGGACTTCCTGGCTCTGTCCATCATGTCTGCCGTGACGGGCCGCAAACGCAGGAGGGGCCGCAAAAACCGCCGTGTGGGCAGCAGCACCGACGACGACTCTGAGCATGAGCCAATCAAAGCTGGCCATCTGGggccagaggaggaggaggaagaagaggaagaggcggTGTCTCCAGAAGCAGGGTCTGCTCCTCGagcagaaggagaggaggatgacaatgaagaggaggaagacgaagaagaggaggaggatgaggaagtTGCAGGAAGCAGAGGAAAGGAGGAGGTTGTGGAGGAGGCGGCAGAGGTCGTGCCCAGCtccaaagaggaagaggaggcgaGAGCTAAGCGGGCGGTGGTGTTGTTGAGAGATGAGGAGGTGCAGGTCAAGGCGAATGGTCCACAGTGGCGAGCGCCAGACGACGCTCGCTCCATAGTTTCTGGTTACTCCACACTTTCCACGTTGGGGCGGAGCTTAGGGTCAGAGGGGAGGGGCGAGGATGCTGATGACGAGCACAGTGAGCTGGTGAGTGAGACGGACAACGAGAGCGGCTTCGCCTCACGCTCTCTGACCCAGGAGAGACCGGAAAAACACCCAGCAGCCCCAGCGAccgcagccccgcccccacgcAGCTTCCTGTACTCACAACCCAAATCCCTCTCTCCCAACCCTCTCACCCCCGCCACTGCCCTGTCACCCACGCCTGACTCTGCAGAGAGGGGCGAAGGACGGGCACGCTCCAAcaccgcctcctcctcctccttctcctcctcctccaccgctCACAAGCTGCACTCGCGGCCCTCCTTCAACTCCCACAAACTGATCCAGTGCGACACTCTGGCCCGGAAGAAGGCCAAAGCTCGCTCCGTGGACCTCCTGGAGGCTCCGAGTGAGGGGACAGGCTCCGAGCCAGACTCTACCCCCGGGTCAAGGCGGGACACCTCCAGATCCAAACCTTCCTCTGGCAGCAGTCAGGAAAGCCTGCGTCAAGCCCGGCCCAGAGCGGCCGTCCTGCCCAGCGAGGCCGCCTCCTTCACCCCCATCGGAGCGGGCGGGAGGACCCTGGCCGAGCAGGTCTGCGCTCGGCTGCTGGGTTCGGCTGATGACCTGCGCAGCGTGGAGCGCCGCAAACCACTGTCCCCCGAGACGCGTAGGAAGAGGCGGGTGTGGCGGAGGCACACCGTAGTGGCCTCGCCGACTGAGACGTCCAACAAGAGACCTCCCCTTACCGCCAACGAGTTCCCCTTCCCTCCAAAGAACCAGGGGAAAACACAAGGGCTGCCTCCGAGCGTAGAGGGCCTCGCACGTCAAACCCCCCCCTCAAGATTCCACCAGTACCTGTGA
- the arhgap23 gene encoding rho GTPase-activating protein 23 isoform X4 — translation MNGVAFCLVGIPPYTENHAKGWRDGLSSAGDNPRPPMATRPGREGLGTGWKGPRTLVLHKNSQGFGFTLRHFIVYPPESALHTTFKDEENGNGKGYPKGHLEPMDTIFVKNVREKGPAHQAGLCTGDRLVKVNGESILGKTYSQVITLIQNSESVLELSIMPKDEDVLQLAYSQDAYLTGNEPYAGGAEHLPPPPPVSYPRTKTTSLAGAPLSAPMGQNQLDNWSRWPGSSGPSSPLDNLSAVGSPASWQEGRAGEPGGVGHCSPAHRTEEIQYGMTSQQPQGQIRGRSYSSSSSSGPLSSPLQVHHPNHHGAMSAQQQGSSSAWTSPPLSQTSQSHNDRCQQALSDWYYNQLPERPGRSVQTRQRSYSQDRLSESRRQQQRAGGWPHSASQDTLFLLQQSGPGVSTEPYWSYGDWEVGPGRGHLPSNYTRTRSENLLAQYNHHGRSLEMLDRTSAGLISARSDIPPWSQPPHRTDAYVRQGVHFSGSPSAPRRSQSKHLPPAHGQAQMKAPQVASQTRRLQSGQSMDEQVGYRSYSPSFYRKTGRILQQAHSFRDPSYSGPHLNWNPAPKTSPPEGSSAAISASTASPLAFASHVPQDKAYRPTNHERERGAAEGQGETQTQEVVLRQKPPNGRRPTRHPHYALPVEGLEPSLFSPDPKDSTHGSFGDPAPRKPNGNLAPLTVEEDSLASIPFIDEPTSPGADLRARHVPASSVVSSGISSAPAVGTSPASPTFTFPLTRLFSHDYSSTKSSRRSSYVLAITSERSKSCDEGLNKFKDEGRGLRLPKRVKSFFADGSPDSIRTAEEIRSKRHSTSELGNITYSDVWRQGWLHFKQIVTEKGKKVGSGMRPWKRVFLVLRSHSLFLYKDKREAVLRGAILGSTAEDEQPINIRGCLVDIAYCETRRKHALRLTTQDFCEYLLQAEDRDDMLEWISVIRESSKMDNEELGISRQALINKKLNDYRKQSPASSKPDSSPRMSRMKPPFMLNKTENASGAPRSPKPEGKDESNPPKSPWGISIMKKTKKAGPKAFGVRLEECQHGANNKFIPMIVEICCGLVEDMGLENTGIYRVPGNNAMVVLLQEQLNKGVDINPAEEKWQDLNVVSSLLKSFFRKLPEPLFTNDKYNDFIDANRIENATDRLRTMKKLIRDLPDHYFHTLKFLVEHLKTVADHSDKNKMEPRNLALVFGPTLVRTSEDNMKDMVTHMPDRYKIVETLIQHCTWFFTEELDKDEKTPVDTEDVQPAPNIDHLLSNIGRTAPLGEASDSTNSDSTKSKGSWGSKKDLTAKDFLALSIMSAVTGRKRRRGRKNRRVGSSTDDDSEHEPIKAGHLGPEEEEEEEEEAVSPEAGSAPRAEGEEDDNEEEEDEEEEEDEEVAGSRGKEEVVEEAAEVVPSSKEEEEARAKRAVVLLRDEEVQVKANGPQWRAPDDARSIVSGYSTLSTLGRSLGSEGRGEDADDEHSELVSETDNESGFASRSLTQERPEKHPAAPATAAPPPRSFLYSQPKSLSPNPLTPATALSPTPDSAERGEGRARSNTASSSSFSSSSTAHKLHSRPSFNSHKLIQCDTLARKKAKARSVDLLEAPSEGTGSEPDSTPGSRRDTSRSKPSSGSSQESLRQARPRAAVLPSEAASFTPIGAGGRTLAEQVCARLLGSADDLRSVERRKPLSPETRRKRRVWRRHTVVASPTETSNKRPPLTANEFPFPPKNQGKTQGLPPSVEGLARQTPPSRFHQYL, via the exons GCGTACTCCCAGGATGCCTACCTGACCGGTAACGAACCCTACGCTGGGGGAGCGGAGCACCTTCCACCGCCGCCTCCCGTTTCTTACCCTCGCACCAAGACCACGTCCCTTGCTGGAGCCCCTCTGTCTGCCCCTATGGGGCAGAACCAGCTAGATAACTGGAGTCGCTGGCCAGGCTCTTCTGGTCCCTCATCCCCCTTGGATAACCTTTCTGCTGTGGGCAGCCCCGCTAGCTGGCAGGAGGGGCGGGCGGGTGAGCCAGGCGGCGTAGGTCACTGCAGTCCTGCTCACCGCACAGAGGAGATCCAGTACGGTATGACCAGCCAGCAGCCACAGGGTCAAATTAGAGGACGCTCctactcctcttcctcctcttcaggtCCTCTGTCGAGCCCACTACAAGTCCATCACCCAAACCACCACGGTGCAATGTCTGCACAGCAGCAGGGGTCCAGCTCTGCCTGGACCAGTCCACCCCTCTCCCAAACCAGCCAGAGCCACAATGATCGCTGCCAGCAGGCCCTTTCTGACTGGTACTACAACCAGCTGCCTGAGCGCCCCGGACGCAGCGTTCAGACCCGCCAGCGCAGCTACTCCCAGGACCGCCTGAGTGAATCCCGGAGGCAGCAGCAGCGGGCCGGCGGCTGGCCTCACAGCGCCTCACAGGACACTTTGTTCTTACTGCAGCAGTCAGGACCAGGAGTATCGACAGAACCGTATTGGTCCTATGGAGACTGGGAGGTGGGCCCGGGTAGGGGCCATCTGCCTTCTAACTACACTCGAACTCGCTCGGAGAATTTGCTCGCTCAGTACAACCACCACGGCCGCTCCCTGGAGATGTTGGACCGAACATCAGCAGGACTGATCTCGGCACGCTCCGATATTCCTCCGTGGTCGCAACCGCCCCACAGGACTGATGCCTATGTGAGACAGGGTGTCCATTTTAGTGGATCCCCTTCAGCTCCCCGACGCTCGCAGTCCAAACACCTCCCCCCAGCCCACGGTCAAGCCCAGATGAAGGCCCCGCAGGTCGCTTCTCAGACCAGGAGGCTTCAATCTGGCCAGAGCATGGATGAGCAGGTGGGCTACCGCAGCTACAGCCCCTCCTTTTACCGCAAGACCGGCCGCATCCTGCAGCAAGCTCACTCTTTCAGGGACCCCTCTTATTCCGGCCCCCACTTGAACTGGAACCCAGCACCAAAAACTAGCCCCCCCGAGGGATCATCTGCCGCCATCAGTGCCTCCACAGCATCACCCCTTGCCTTTGCCTCTCATGTACCCCAGGACAAGGCGTACCGGCCGACCAACCACGAGAGGGAACGAGGGGCAGCAGAGGGGCAAGGTGAGACTCAAACGCAGGAGGTGGTGCTGAGGCAGAAACCCCCAAACGGGCGACGACCCACGCGGCATCCCCACTACGCTCTACCTGTGGAAGGTCTGGAACCCTCCTTGTTTTCTCCTGACCCCAAAGACTCAACCCACGGTTCCTTTGGAGACCCGGCACCACGGAAGCCTAATGGCAACCTCGCACCCCTCACCGTGGAGGAAGACTCTCTGGCCTCCATTCCCTTCATAG ACGAGCCGACAAGCCCCGGCGCCGATTTGCGCGCCCGACACGTTCCGGCGTCCTCCGTGGTATCCAGCGGCATCAGTTCAGCGCCCGCCGTGGGCACCAGCCCCGCCTCCCCCACCTTCACGTTCCCCCTCACTAGGCTCTTCTCACACGACTACA GCAGTACTAAATCCAGTCGCCGTTCCTCCTATGTTCTAGCCATCACCAGCGAGCGCTCCAAGTCATGTGACGAAGGTCTCAACAAGTTCAAGGATGAAGGACGAGGCCT ACGACTACCAAAAAGAGTGAAGAGTTTCTTTGCAGACGGG TCTCCAGACAGCATCAGGACAGCAGAGGAGATTCGCTCCAAGCGTCACTCCACCTCGGAGCTGGGAAACATCACCTACAGCGATGTGTGGCGGCAAGGATGGCTGCACTTCAAGCAGATCGTCACAGAGAAGGGGAAG AAGGTGGGCAGCGGCATGCGACCGTGGAAGAGGGTCTTTTTGGTGCTCCGCTCCCATTCGCTGTTCCTCTACAAGGACAAGCGGGAGGCCGTGCTCCGTGGAGCTATCCTGGGCAGCACGGCTGAAGACGAGCAGCCCATCAACATCAGGGGCTGCCTGGTGGACATCGCGTACTGCGAGACCAGGCGGAAGCACGCCCTGCGACTCACCACCCAGGACTTCTGCGAGTACCTGCTGCAGGCGGAGGACCGGGACGACATGCTGGAGTGGATCAGCGTCATCAGGGAGAGCAGTAAGATGGACAACGAG GAGCTCGGCATTTCCAGACAGGCCCTCATTAATAAGAAGCTCAACGACTACAGAAAACAAAG TCCAGCATCGAGCAAGCCAGATTCCTCTCCCCGGATGTCCCGCATGAAGCCTCCCTTTATGCTGAACAAGACGGAGAATGCATCTGGGGCACCGCGCTCCCCAAAGCCAGAGGGCAAAG ATGAGAGCAACCCTCCTAAATCCCCCTGGGGCATCAGCATCATGAAGAAGACGAAGAAGGCGGGGCCTAAAGCTTTCGGCGTGAGGCTGGAGGAGTGTCAGCATGGTGCAAACAACAAG TTCATCCCCATGATTGTTGAGATATGCTGTGGTCTGGTGGAGGATATGGGCCTGGAAAACACCGGAATCTACCGAGTGCCGGGGAACAACGCCATGGTGGtgctgctgcaggagcagctCAACAAAGGGGTGGACATCAACCCTGCAGAGGAG AAGTGGCAGGACCTCAACGTTGTCAGCAGCTTGCTCAAATCTTTCTTCAGGAAACTTCCAGAGCCGCTGTTTACCAACG ACAAGTACAATGATTTCATTGATGCCAATCGGATAGAAAACGCCACGGACAGACTGAGGACCATGAAGAAACTG ATCCGAGACCTTCCAGATCACTACTTTCACACTCTGAAATTTCTGGTTGAACACCTAAAAACTGTAGCCGACCACTCAGACAAAAACAAG ATGGAGCCGCGTAACTTGGCTTTGGTGTTTGGACCGACGCTGGTCAGGACCTCTGAGGACAACATGAAGGACATGGTCACACACATGCCCGACCGCTACAAGATAGTGGAGACGCTCATTCAACAT TGCACGTGGTTTTTCACTGAGGAGCTGGACAAGGACGAGAAA ACACCAGTGGACACGGAGGACGTGCAGCCAGCCCCCAACATCGACCACCTGCTGTCCAACATAGGCAGGACCGCTCCGCTCGGGGAGGCTTCAG ACTCAACCAACAGTGATTCAACTAAATCGAAG GGATCTTGGGGATCAAAGAAAGACCTGACGGCCAAGGACTTCCTGGCTCTGTCCATCATGTCTGCCGTGACGGGCCGCAAACGCAGGAGGGGCCGCAAAAACCGCCGTGTGGGCAGCAGCACCGACGACGACTCTGAGCATGAGCCAATCAAAGCTGGCCATCTGGggccagaggaggaggaggaagaagaggaagaggcggTGTCTCCAGAAGCAGGGTCTGCTCCTCGagcagaaggagaggaggatgacaatgaagaggaggaagacgaagaagaggaggaggatgaggaagtTGCAGGAAGCAGAGGAAAGGAGGAGGTTGTGGAGGAGGCGGCAGAGGTCGTGCCCAGCtccaaagaggaagaggaggcgaGAGCTAAGCGGGCGGTGGTGTTGTTGAGAGATGAGGAGGTGCAGGTCAAGGCGAATGGTCCACAGTGGCGAGCGCCAGACGACGCTCGCTCCATAGTTTCTGGTTACTCCACACTTTCCACGTTGGGGCGGAGCTTAGGGTCAGAGGGGAGGGGCGAGGATGCTGATGACGAGCACAGTGAGCTGGTGAGTGAGACGGACAACGAGAGCGGCTTCGCCTCACGCTCTCTGACCCAGGAGAGACCGGAAAAACACCCAGCAGCCCCAGCGAccgcagccccgcccccacgcAGCTTCCTGTACTCACAACCCAAATCCCTCTCTCCCAACCCTCTCACCCCCGCCACTGCCCTGTCACCCACGCCTGACTCTGCAGAGAGGGGCGAAGGACGGGCACGCTCCAAcaccgcctcctcctcctccttctcctcctcctccaccgctCACAAGCTGCACTCGCGGCCCTCCTTCAACTCCCACAAACTGATCCAGTGCGACACTCTGGCCCGGAAGAAGGCCAAAGCTCGCTCCGTGGACCTCCTGGAGGCTCCGAGTGAGGGGACAGGCTCCGAGCCAGACTCTACCCCCGGGTCAAGGCGGGACACCTCCAGATCCAAACCTTCCTCTGGCAGCAGTCAGGAAAGCCTGCGTCAAGCCCGGCCCAGAGCGGCCGTCCTGCCCAGCGAGGCCGCCTCCTTCACCCCCATCGGAGCGGGCGGGAGGACCCTGGCCGAGCAGGTCTGCGCTCGGCTGCTGGGTTCGGCTGATGACCTGCGCAGCGTGGAGCGCCGCAAACCACTGTCCCCCGAGACGCGTAGGAAGAGGCGGGTGTGGCGGAGGCACACCGTAGTGGCCTCGCCGACTGAGACGTCCAACAAGAGACCTCCCCTTACCGCCAACGAGTTCCCCTTCCCTCCAAAGAACCAGGGGAAAACACAAGGGCTGCCTCCGAGCGTAGAGGGCCTCGCACGTCAAACCCCCCCCTCAAGATTCCACCAGTACCTGTGA